A section of the Brevundimonas sp. AJA228-03 genome encodes:
- a CDS encoding NADH-quinone oxidoreductase subunit A has product MNAFLLQYLPIVIFLGIATVLGLGFMIAAWVLAPSNPDSEKLSAYECGFNAFDDARMKFDVRFYLVSILFIIFDLEVAFLFPWAVSMFDLARPEMIFAFWSMMAFLGVLTVGFIYEWKKGALEWQ; this is encoded by the coding sequence ATGAACGCATTCCTTTTGCAGTATCTGCCCATCGTGATCTTCCTGGGGATCGCAACGGTGCTGGGCCTGGGCTTCATGATCGCCGCCTGGGTCCTGGCCCCTTCGAACCCCGACAGCGAGAAGCTGTCGGCCTACGAGTGCGGGTTCAATGCCTTCGACGACGCGCGGATGAAGTTCGACGTCCGGTTTTATCTGGTGTCGATCCTGTTCATCATCTTCGATCTGGAAGTGGCCTTTCTGTTCCCCTGGGCCGTATCGATGTTCGATCTCGCTCGGCCCGAGATGATCTTCGCCTTCTGGTCGATGATGGCCTTCCTCGGCGTCCTGACCGTCGGCTTCATCTACGAATGGAAGAAGGGCGCGCTGGAATGGCAATAG
- a CDS encoding NADH-quinone oxidoreductase subunit B family protein, translating into MEEGRAGMAIVAPSSPLPTAYGQGGRSTVEGYDPKIHDKFFEAVNTEIAEQGFLTASLDDVINWARTGSLMWMTFGLACCAVEMIQASMPRYDLERFGMAPRASPRQSDLMIVAGTLTNKMAPALRKVYDQMPDPRYVLSMGSCANGGGYYHYSYSVVRGCDRIVPVDVYVPGCPPTAEALIYGLLQLQKKIRRTGTIDR; encoded by the coding sequence ATGGAAGAAGGGCGCGCTGGAATGGCAATAGTCGCACCATCGAGCCCGCTGCCCACGGCCTATGGCCAGGGCGGCCGTTCGACCGTCGAGGGCTACGACCCCAAAATCCACGACAAGTTCTTCGAGGCGGTCAACACCGAGATCGCCGAGCAGGGCTTCCTGACCGCGTCTCTGGATGACGTCATCAACTGGGCCCGCACGGGCAGCCTGATGTGGATGACCTTCGGTCTGGCCTGCTGTGCCGTGGAAATGATCCAGGCGTCCATGCCGCGCTATGATCTCGAGCGGTTCGGCATGGCCCCGCGCGCCAGCCCACGCCAGTCGGATCTGATGATCGTCGCCGGCACCCTGACCAACAAGATGGCTCCGGCCCTGCGCAAGGTCTACGACCAGATGCCGGACCCGCGTTACGTCCTGTCGATGGGCAGCTGTGCCAACGGCGGTGGCTATTACCACTACAGCTACAGCGTCGTGCGCGGCTGCGACCGTATCGTGCCGGTTGACGTCTATGTGCCCGGCTGCCCACCGACGGCCGAGGCCCTGATCTACGGCCTGCTGCAGCTGCAGAAGAAGATCCGGCGGACGGGGACGATCGACCGGTGA
- a CDS encoding NADH-quinone oxidoreductase subunit C — protein MVAELQVDATVAYGELTLTCHRDRIVSVLTDLRDRFGFQQLLDVCGVDYPDRAERFDVVYHLLSLTRNTRIRVKVTTDEVQPVPSVISVYPSAEWFEREAFDMYGMLFSDHPDLRRLLTDYGFQGHPLRKDFPMTGYVEVRYDEQQKRVVYEPVKLTQEFRNFDFLSPWEGAEYPASVLPGDEKAPGAVPGPKATG, from the coding sequence ATGGTGGCCGAGCTGCAGGTCGATGCGACCGTGGCCTATGGCGAGCTGACGCTGACCTGCCACCGCGACCGGATCGTGAGCGTGCTGACGGACCTGCGCGACCGCTTCGGGTTCCAGCAGCTGCTGGACGTCTGCGGCGTGGACTATCCCGACCGGGCCGAACGGTTCGACGTCGTCTATCATCTGCTGAGCCTGACGCGGAACACGCGCATCCGGGTCAAGGTCACGACCGACGAGGTCCAGCCGGTGCCCAGCGTCATCTCTGTCTATCCTTCAGCCGAATGGTTCGAGCGCGAGGCGTTCGACATGTACGGCATGCTGTTCTCGGACCACCCGGACCTGCGCCGCCTGCTGACCGACTACGGGTTCCAGGGGCATCCGCTGCGCAAGGACTTCCCGATGACCGGCTATGTCGAGGTCCGCTATGATGAACAGCAGAAGCGGGTGGTCTATGAGCCCGTCAAGCTGACGCAGGAGTTCCGCAACTTCGACTTCCTGTCGCCGTGGGAAGGTGCCGAGTATCCGGCCTCCGTCCTGCCTGGCGACGAGAAGGCACCCGGGGCGGTCCCGGGGCCCAAGGCGACGGGATGA
- a CDS encoding NADH-quinone oxidoreductase subunit D: MDDRKFTINFGPQHPAAHGVLRLVLELDGEVVERVDPHIGLLHRGTEKLMEARTYLQNVPYLDRLDYVAPMNQEHAFCLAIERLLEIEVPYRAQLIRVLYSEIGRILSHMLNVTTQALDVGALTPPLWGFEQREKLMVFYERACGARLHANYFRPGGVHQDLPMALIDDIGRWCAEFPAALADIESLVTENRIFKQRNVDIGVVSKEQALQWGFSGVMLRGSDIAWDLRKSQPYECYAELDFGVVVGKNGDCWDRYLVRVEEMKQSVHIMEQCIHKLRNCPGEPVMVENNKIVPPTRGEMKRSMEALIHHFKLYTEGFHTPAGEVYAAVEAPKGEFGIYLVSDGTNKPYRVKISAPGFRHLQAMDWMNRGHMLADVSAILGSLDIVFGEVDR, translated from the coding sequence ATGGACGACCGCAAGTTCACCATCAACTTCGGGCCCCAGCACCCGGCCGCCCATGGTGTGCTGCGTCTGGTGCTGGAACTGGACGGGGAGGTGGTCGAGCGCGTCGATCCGCATATCGGCCTGCTGCATCGCGGTACCGAAAAGCTGATGGAGGCCCGCACCTACCTCCAGAACGTGCCCTATCTGGACCGGCTCGACTACGTCGCGCCGATGAACCAGGAGCATGCCTTCTGTCTGGCCATCGAGCGGTTGCTCGAAATCGAGGTTCCGTATCGCGCCCAGCTGATCCGGGTGCTGTATTCGGAAATCGGCCGCATCCTGTCGCACATGCTGAACGTGACGACCCAGGCGCTGGACGTCGGGGCCCTGACGCCGCCGCTGTGGGGCTTCGAGCAGCGCGAAAAGCTGATGGTCTTCTACGAGCGGGCCTGCGGCGCGCGCCTGCACGCCAACTATTTCCGGCCGGGCGGCGTGCATCAGGACCTGCCCATGGCCCTGATCGACGACATCGGCCGCTGGTGCGCCGAGTTCCCGGCGGCTTTGGCCGACATCGAGAGCCTGGTCACCGAGAACCGCATCTTCAAGCAGCGCAACGTCGACATCGGTGTGGTGTCCAAGGAGCAGGCCCTGCAGTGGGGCTTTTCCGGCGTGATGCTGCGCGGCTCGGACATCGCCTGGGACCTGCGCAAGTCGCAGCCCTATGAATGCTATGCCGAGCTCGATTTCGGCGTGGTCGTCGGCAAGAACGGCGACTGCTGGGACCGCTACCTCGTCCGCGTCGAGGAGATGAAGCAGTCGGTGCACATCATGGAGCAGTGCATCCACAAGCTGCGCAACTGCCCCGGCGAACCGGTCATGGTCGAGAACAACAAGATCGTGCCGCCGACGCGCGGCGAGATGAAGCGGTCGATGGAAGCCCTGATCCATCACTTCAAGCTCTACACCGAAGGCTTCCACACTCCGGCCGGCGAGGTCTATGCCGCCGTCGAGGCCCCCAAGGGCGAGTTCGGAATCTATCTGGTCAGTGACGGCACCAACAAGCCGTACCGCGTGAAGATCAGCGCGCCCGGCTTCCGCCACCTGCAGGCCATGGACTGGATGAACCGCGGCCACATGCTGGCCGACGTGTCAGCCATCCTGGGCTCGCTGGATATCGTGTTCGGGGAGGTGGATCGGTGA
- the nuoE gene encoding NADH-quinone oxidoreductase subunit NuoE: MSVRRLAKEQPASFAFSKETLKKVDWWIAKYPADRARSAVIPMLWLVQKQEGWVSEPAIRAIAEKLDMAYIRVLEVATFYTMFMLEPVGSAALIQVCGTTPCMLRGSGELMKVCKSRIGDKQTLSADGKFYWEEVECLGACVNAPMAMINDYYFEDLTAADLNQIIDDFAAGKTPKPGTRVDRVNSAPEGGPLTLTDPKLYDGTAAKKIKKLPNSEPVTA, from the coding sequence ATGAGCGTCCGTCGTCTCGCCAAGGAACAACCCGCCTCGTTCGCCTTCTCGAAGGAGACGCTGAAGAAGGTCGACTGGTGGATCGCCAAATATCCGGCCGATCGTGCCCGTTCGGCCGTGATCCCGATGCTGTGGCTGGTGCAGAAGCAAGAGGGCTGGGTGTCCGAGCCCGCCATCCGCGCCATCGCCGAGAAGCTCGACATGGCCTACATCCGGGTGCTGGAGGTCGCGACCTTCTACACCATGTTCATGCTGGAGCCGGTCGGCTCGGCCGCCCTGATCCAGGTCTGCGGCACCACGCCCTGCATGCTGCGCGGCTCGGGCGAACTGATGAAGGTCTGCAAGAGCCGGATCGGGGACAAGCAGACCCTGTCGGCCGACGGCAAATTCTACTGGGAAGAGGTCGAGTGTCTGGGGGCCTGTGTCAACGCGCCCATGGCCATGATCAACGACTACTATTTCGAGGACCTGACGGCCGCCGACCTGAACCAGATCATCGACGACTTCGCGGCGGGCAAGACGCCCAAACCGGGCACGCGAGTCGACCGCGTGAACTCGGCACCAGAGGGCGGGCCGCTGACCCTGACCGATCCGAAACTGTATGACGGCACGGCGGCGAAGAAGATCAAGAAACTCCCGAACTCCGAGCCCGTGACGGCATGA
- the nuoF gene encoding NADH-quinone oxidoreductase subunit NuoF, protein MVGLLEDKDRIFTNLYGLQDWGLEGAKNRGCWNATKDMLDMGRDWLITNVKNSGLRGRGGAGFSTGLKWSFMPKEVKDRPHYLVVNADESEPGTCKDREIMRHDPHLLIEGCLIASFAMQAHACYVYLRGEYVLERERMEAAVKQAYEAKLIGKNNVHGWDFDLYIHHGAGAYICGEETALLESLEGKKGQPRLKPPFPAGAGLYGCPTTVNNVESIAVVGTILRRGAQWFAGFGRPNNTGTKLMSISGHVNRPCNVEEAMSIPLRQLIEDHCGGVRGGWDNLKAIIPGGVSVPLITREMSEVALMDFDSLREMKSGLGTAAVVVMDNSTDLVKAIARISYFYKHESCGQCTPCREGTGWMWRVLERMAVGEADPAEIDMLLEVSTQIEGHTICALGDAAAWPVQGLIRHFRHEIEDRISSYRTRRANFAGHAIAAE, encoded by the coding sequence ATGGTCGGTCTGCTGGAAGACAAGGATCGCATCTTCACCAACCTGTACGGGCTCCAGGACTGGGGTCTGGAAGGTGCGAAAAACCGTGGTTGCTGGAACGCGACCAAGGACATGCTGGATATGGGCCGCGACTGGCTCATCACCAACGTCAAGAACTCGGGTCTGCGCGGACGCGGCGGCGCCGGGTTTTCGACCGGTCTGAAGTGGTCCTTCATGCCGAAGGAGGTGAAGGACCGGCCTCACTACCTCGTCGTCAACGCCGACGAGTCCGAGCCCGGCACCTGCAAGGACCGGGAGATCATGCGCCATGATCCCCACCTGCTGATCGAAGGCTGTCTGATCGCCTCCTTCGCGATGCAGGCCCACGCCTGCTACGTCTATCTGCGCGGCGAATATGTGCTGGAACGCGAGCGCATGGAGGCGGCGGTCAAGCAGGCCTATGAGGCGAAGCTGATCGGCAAGAACAACGTCCACGGCTGGGACTTCGACCTCTATATCCACCACGGCGCGGGCGCTTACATTTGCGGCGAAGAGACCGCCCTGCTGGAAAGCCTGGAGGGCAAGAAGGGCCAGCCGCGCCTGAAGCCGCCGTTCCCGGCCGGCGCGGGCCTGTATGGCTGCCCCACCACGGTGAACAACGTCGAGTCGATCGCCGTCGTCGGCACGATCCTGCGTCGTGGGGCCCAGTGGTTTGCCGGCTTCGGCCGTCCGAACAACACCGGCACCAAGCTGATGAGCATCAGCGGCCACGTGAACCGGCCCTGCAATGTCGAAGAGGCCATGTCGATCCCGCTGCGTCAGCTGATCGAGGATCACTGCGGCGGGGTGCGCGGCGGCTGGGACAATCTGAAGGCCATCATCCCGGGCGGGGTCTCGGTGCCCCTGATCACGCGCGAGATGAGCGAAGTCGCCCTGATGGACTTCGATTCCCTGCGCGAAATGAAGTCGGGTCTGGGCACGGCCGCCGTGGTGGTGATGGACAACTCCACCGACCTGGTGAAGGCGATCGCCCGCATCAGCTATTTCTACAAGCACGAGAGCTGCGGCCAGTGCACGCCGTGCCGCGAGGGCACCGGCTGGATGTGGCGCGTGCTGGAGCGGATGGCCGTGGGCGAGGCCGATCCCGCCGAGATCGACATGCTGCTGGAAGTCTCGACCCAGATCGAGGGCCACACCATCTGCGCGCTCGGCGACGCCGCCGCCTGGCCGGTCCAGGGGCTGATCCGCCACTTCCGCCACGAGATCGAGGACCGCATTTCGTCCTACCGCACCCGCCGCGCGAACTTCGCCGGCCACGCGATCGCGGCGGAGTAG
- the nuoG gene encoding NADH-quinone oxidoreductase subunit NuoG, with protein MPVAKVNGIEVEFEPGMTVLQVAERAGHEIPRFCYHERLSIAGNCRMCLVEVKPGPPKPQASCALPAAENQEIFTDTPMVKKAREGVMEFLLINHPLDCPICDQGGECDLQDQAMGYGRDGSRYAENKRAVEEKNMGPTIKTFMTRCIQCTRCVRFVSEVAGVPDIGMISRGEDAEITTYLEQAVGSELSGNVNDLCPVGALTHRPWQFHYRPWELKKTETIDVMDALGSNISAQSKGAEIMRILPRVHEGINEEWLSDKSRYVVDGLQARRLDRPYVRENGKLRVASWDEALNAVASKLKSAPSDRIGVIAGDLQDAESMKAALDLFRALGSSNTDCRQDGSALGYGPREGWLFNTGLQGLEGADSILLVGVNPRTEGPLLNQRIRKSWLAGKTRVSVIGDAADLTYDYDLIGRGTKTLSKLPKAAADALSKAERPAIVVGSGALSGPRGPAVINALGALAGSLGVVKDGWNGFNVLHYAAARVGGLDMGFVPATGGLSAHEMVQRGALDVLFLLGADEIETGPSNAFKVYLGSHGDRGAHTADVILPGAAWTEKSGLYVNTEGRVQMAERAVFPKGEAKEDWAILRALSERVGHTLPYDTLEQLRTKLMGDHPTFGRIDYLAPAASFDVASLGTKGALGDVAFTSAVTDPYLNNPIARASATMAELSALRMAPALLAAE; from the coding sequence ATGCCCGTCGCTAAAGTCAACGGCATCGAAGTCGAGTTCGAGCCCGGCATGACCGTGCTTCAGGTTGCCGAGCGCGCCGGGCACGAGATCCCGCGCTTCTGCTATCACGAGCGGCTGTCGATCGCTGGCAACTGCCGCATGTGCCTGGTCGAGGTGAAGCCCGGACCGCCCAAGCCGCAAGCCAGCTGCGCCCTGCCGGCCGCCGAAAACCAGGAGATCTTCACCGACACGCCGATGGTCAAGAAGGCGCGCGAAGGGGTGATGGAGTTCCTGCTCATCAACCACCCGCTGGACTGCCCGATCTGCGACCAGGGCGGCGAGTGCGACCTGCAGGACCAGGCCATGGGCTATGGCCGCGACGGTTCGCGCTATGCCGAGAACAAGCGCGCGGTCGAAGAAAAGAACATGGGTCCGACGATCAAGACCTTCATGACGCGGTGCATCCAGTGCACCCGCTGCGTGCGGTTCGTGTCGGAAGTGGCGGGCGTGCCGGACATCGGCATGATCAGTCGAGGCGAGGACGCCGAGATCACCACCTATCTGGAACAGGCCGTGGGGTCCGAGCTGTCGGGCAACGTCAACGACCTGTGCCCCGTGGGGGCCCTGACGCACCGGCCGTGGCAGTTCCACTATCGCCCGTGGGAACTGAAGAAGACCGAGACCATCGACGTCATGGACGCCCTGGGCTCCAACATCTCGGCCCAGTCCAAGGGTGCCGAGATCATGCGTATCCTGCCGCGCGTGCACGAGGGCATCAACGAGGAGTGGCTGTCGGACAAGAGCCGCTATGTCGTCGACGGCCTGCAGGCGCGCCGTCTGGACCGGCCCTATGTGCGCGAGAACGGCAAGCTGCGCGTCGCCTCGTGGGACGAGGCGCTGAACGCGGTCGCCTCGAAGCTGAAGTCAGCCCCGTCAGACCGGATCGGCGTCATCGCCGGGGATTTGCAGGACGCGGAATCGATGAAGGCGGCGCTGGACCTGTTCCGCGCGCTGGGCTCGTCCAACACCGACTGTCGCCAGGACGGATCGGCCCTGGGATATGGCCCGCGCGAGGGCTGGCTGTTCAACACGGGTCTGCAAGGTCTGGAAGGGGCGGACTCGATCCTTCTGGTCGGCGTCAATCCGCGCACCGAAGGCCCCTTGCTGAACCAGCGCATCCGCAAGTCCTGGCTGGCCGGCAAGACCCGCGTCAGCGTCATCGGCGATGCCGCCGACCTGACCTATGACTATGACCTGATCGGTCGCGGGACGAAGACGCTGTCCAAGCTGCCGAAGGCGGCTGCCGATGCCCTGTCGAAAGCCGAACGCCCCGCCATCGTCGTCGGTTCGGGGGCCCTGTCGGGCCCCAGGGGCCCGGCCGTAATCAACGCCCTCGGCGCACTCGCCGGCTCGCTGGGCGTCGTCAAGGATGGCTGGAACGGCTTTAACGTGCTGCACTACGCCGCCGCCCGCGTCGGCGGGCTGGACATGGGCTTCGTCCCGGCGACGGGCGGCCTTTCGGCCCATGAGATGGTCCAGCGGGGTGCACTCGATGTGCTGTTCCTGCTGGGGGCGGACGAGATCGAGACCGGTCCGTCGAACGCCTTCAAGGTCTATCTGGGCAGCCATGGCGACCGCGGGGCGCACACCGCCGACGTCATCCTGCCGGGTGCCGCCTGGACCGAAAAGTCGGGCCTTTATGTCAACACCGAGGGCCGGGTGCAGATGGCCGAACGCGCCGTCTTCCCCAAGGGCGAGGCCAAGGAAGACTGGGCCATCCTGCGTGCCCTGTCCGAGCGCGTGGGTCACACCTTGCCATACGACACCCTGGAGCAGCTGCGCACGAAACTGATGGGCGACCATCCGACGTTCGGCCGGATCGACTATCTGGCCCCTGCTGCGTCGTTCGACGTGGCGAGCCTGGGGACCAAAGGGGCTCTGGGCGATGTCGCCTTCACCTCGGCCGTGACCGACCCCTATCTGAACAACCCGATCGCGCGCGCCAGCGCGACGATGGCCGAGCTTAGCGCCCTGCGCATGGCTCCGGCCCTGCTGGCGGCGGAGTAG
- the nuoH gene encoding NADH-quinone oxidoreductase subunit NuoH gives MTENFWTGPVGWTLITTGGILIVTIGILLSLAFLLLADRKIWAAVMMRKGPNVVGPFGLLQSFADFLKFVLKEIVVPAGADKAVFLLAPLISFVLAFVAWAAIPFAPGWVISDLNVGILYIFAISSLGVYGIIMGGWASNSKYPFLGSLRSAAQMVSYEVSIGLIIINVILLAGTMNLSSIVTAQEGWIWNWFAFGGGADTWPLVVVMIPVTMMFFISALAETNRPPFDLPEAESELVAGYQVEYSSTPYLLFMIGEYANIVFMCAMISLLFFGGWNPGFPIDFTADWPPFLVNFLLFLVLATKIVFWFFMFAMVKTFVPRYRYDQLMRLGWKIFLPTSLVAVVIVSAWRVFMVEA, from the coding sequence ATGACCGAGAATTTCTGGACCGGACCGGTCGGCTGGACCCTGATCACCACCGGCGGCATCCTGATCGTCACGATCGGTATCCTGCTGTCGCTGGCCTTCCTGCTGCTGGCCGATCGCAAGATCTGGGCGGCCGTGATGATGCGGAAAGGGCCCAATGTCGTGGGTCCGTTCGGCCTGCTTCAGTCCTTCGCCGACTTTCTGAAGTTCGTCCTGAAGGAAATCGTCGTTCCCGCCGGGGCCGACAAGGCGGTCTTCCTGCTGGCACCGCTGATCAGCTTCGTCCTCGCCTTCGTGGCCTGGGCCGCCATTCCGTTCGCGCCGGGCTGGGTCATCTCCGACCTGAACGTCGGCATCCTGTACATCTTCGCCATCAGCTCGCTGGGCGTCTACGGCATCATCATGGGCGGCTGGGCTTCGAACTCGAAGTATCCGTTCCTGGGCTCGCTGCGGTCGGCCGCGCAGATGGTGTCGTACGAGGTCTCGATCGGCCTGATCATCATCAACGTCATCCTGCTGGCCGGGACCATGAACCTGTCGTCGATCGTGACGGCGCAGGAAGGCTGGATCTGGAACTGGTTCGCCTTCGGCGGCGGGGCCGACACCTGGCCGCTGGTGGTGGTGATGATCCCGGTGACGATGATGTTCTTCATTTCGGCCCTGGCGGAAACCAACCGCCCGCCGTTCGACCTGCCAGAAGCGGAGTCCGAACTGGTGGCCGGCTATCAGGTCGAATACTCCTCCACGCCCTATCTGCTGTTCATGATCGGCGAATACGCCAACATCGTCTTCATGTGCGCCATGATCAGCCTGCTGTTCTTCGGCGGCTGGAACCCGGGCTTTCCGATCGACTTCACCGCCGACTGGCCGCCGTTCCTGGTCAATTTTCTGCTGTTCCTGGTCCTGGCGACCAAGATCGTCTTCTGGTTCTTCATGTTCGCCATGGTGAAGACCTTCGTGCCGCGCTACCGCTACGACCAGCTGATGCGGCTGGGCTGGAAGATCTTCCTGCCGACGTCTCTGGTGGCCGTGGTGATCGTGTCGGCCTGGCGCGTCTTTATGGTCGAGGCATGA
- the nuoI gene encoding NADH-quinone oxidoreductase subunit NuoI, with product MITRIVQAAKGALLIDMVGAFGLTLREFFRPKHTINYPFERNPQSPRFRGEHALRRYANGEERCIACKLCEAICPAQAITIESEPRSDGSRRTTRYDIDMVKCIYCGLCQEACPVDAIVEGPNSEFATETREELLYDKARLLDNGDRWERQIARNLELDAPYR from the coding sequence ATGATTACCCGTATCGTCCAGGCCGCGAAGGGTGCGCTGCTGATCGACATGGTGGGGGCTTTCGGCCTGACCCTGCGCGAGTTCTTTCGCCCCAAGCACACCATCAACTATCCGTTCGAGCGCAATCCGCAGTCGCCGCGCTTCCGGGGCGAACACGCCCTGCGCCGCTATGCGAACGGCGAGGAACGCTGCATCGCCTGCAAGCTGTGCGAGGCCATCTGCCCGGCCCAGGCGATAACCATCGAATCGGAGCCCCGCAGCGACGGCAGCCGCCGGACCACCCGCTACGACATCGACATGGTCAAATGCATCTATTGCGGCCTGTGCCAGGAGGCCTGCCCGGTGGATGCCATCGTCGAGGGTCCGAACAGCGAGTTCGCCACCGAGACGCGCGAGGAACTGCTCTATGACAAGGCGCGGCTGCTGGACAACGGCGACCGCTGGGAACGCCAGATCGCCAGGAACCTGGAGCTCGACGCACCCTATCGGTGA
- a CDS encoding NADH-quinone oxidoreductase subunit J produces MLQGIAFYLLSAVAVVSGLLVVTARNPVHSVLWLILAFFSSAGLFVLLGAEFLAMLLVVVYVGAVAVLFLFVVMMLDVDFVRLREGYATYLPLAAIVAGILLAEMVMISIVVVQGGAASDAVAPAVATADASNVETIGRVLYTDYIYFFQAAGIVLLIAMIGAIVLTLRKKPSVRRQDPGAQTNRDRKTSVQIKGVVTGAGVTGEELR; encoded by the coding sequence ATGCTGCAAGGCATAGCCTTCTATCTGCTCTCGGCGGTGGCAGTCGTGTCCGGCCTTCTGGTCGTGACTGCGCGCAACCCCGTGCACAGCGTCCTGTGGCTGATCCTGGCCTTCTTCTCGTCGGCCGGACTGTTCGTGCTGCTGGGGGCGGAGTTCCTGGCCATGCTTCTGGTCGTCGTCTACGTCGGCGCGGTCGCGGTCCTGTTCCTGTTCGTCGTCATGATGCTGGATGTGGACTTCGTGAGGCTGCGCGAGGGGTATGCGACCTATCTGCCCCTGGCGGCGATCGTGGCGGGCATACTGCTGGCCGAGATGGTCATGATCTCGATCGTGGTGGTGCAGGGCGGGGCGGCTTCGGACGCCGTGGCACCCGCCGTCGCCACCGCCGATGCCTCGAACGTCGAGACGATCGGGCGGGTGCTCTATACCGATTACATCTACTTCTTCCAGGCGGCCGGGATCGTGCTGCTGATCGCCATGATCGGGGCAATCGTCCTGACCCTGCGCAAGAAGCCGTCGGTCCGCCGTCAGGATCCGGGGGCCCAGACCAACCGCGACCGCAAGACCTCGGTCCAGATCAAGGGCGTCGTCACCGGGGCGGGCGTTACCGGCGAGGAGCTGCGCTGA
- the nuoK gene encoding NADH-quinone oxidoreductase subunit NuoK, translating to MDVGLQHYLAVAAMLFTIGVFGIFVNRKNIIIILMSVELILLAVNINFVAFSAYLNDVQGQIMAMFVLTVAAAEAAVGLAILVTFFRNRGDIAVDDANVMKG from the coding sequence ATGGACGTCGGTCTGCAACACTATCTGGCGGTCGCCGCCATGCTGTTCACCATCGGTGTCTTCGGCATTTTCGTGAACCGGAAGAACATCATCATCATCCTGATGTCGGTCGAGCTGATCCTGCTGGCGGTGAACATCAACTTCGTCGCCTTCTCCGCCTATCTGAACGACGTACAGGGGCAGATCATGGCCATGTTCGTCCTGACGGTGGCCGCGGCCGAAGCCGCCGTGGGCCTGGCGATCCTGGTGACCTTCTTCCGCAACCGCGGCGACATCGCGGTTGACGACGCCAATGTGATGAAGGGCTGA